In one window of Ferrimicrobium sp. DNA:
- a CDS encoding APC family permease: MSPDLGPPGSSPEFKRSLSLTGVTVNGMALIAPGAFLWTTFQEQAAQTNHGAATGSAMWTGLLFAFVLAMFTAWSYSQLAKIYPNAGTGSTYYFAEAAFLDKRSELHRRLARPAKLAFGWISHLYYWIYPGIMIAFIATIVGYIWSDLDHGSQLGWPVLSLIAIVSSALVGYVAYRGITGSTMVALGINVVQIVTLVAISAIFIVYRISYPHAGYVQPNAGGVLLPHDFINLLYQSTIAILLLVGFESITSLGAEAMKPERDIQRGVLIALAIQGGFCYLLEYFSSDFVLGKATMAGVHGAPYAAAGNDSAPIGTLVTNVVDRLFGGGGEAVALVVAFTVLLALLGTTLACMNTAVRLSYSMARDKELPSLLGILHGKFATPAAGVWILAGVSALIGIYGVHTVDNLTQITLASNIGTFLVYGITCAITLVAFASRHDTHLVKHKIVPGLGLLMNIVELAGVVYLAIAGGGSGATDAIKAIIIVGVWVAAGFLWVLLNPMRTHAKSIHEERLRSAV, translated from the coding sequence ATGTCACCGGATCTAGGTCCACCGGGCTCGTCACCGGAGTTCAAACGGTCACTGTCGTTGACGGGAGTAACCGTTAATGGAATGGCCCTTATCGCTCCAGGCGCATTTCTGTGGACAACGTTTCAAGAGCAAGCTGCCCAGACCAACCATGGTGCTGCCACCGGGTCTGCGATGTGGACCGGGTTGCTCTTCGCATTCGTATTGGCGATGTTCACCGCCTGGAGTTACTCGCAACTTGCCAAGATCTACCCGAATGCGGGCACCGGATCAACCTACTATTTTGCAGAGGCTGCTTTTCTCGACAAGAGATCAGAGCTGCATCGCCGACTGGCACGCCCGGCCAAACTGGCCTTTGGCTGGATCAGTCATCTGTACTATTGGATCTACCCCGGGATCATGATCGCCTTCATCGCCACCATCGTTGGCTACATCTGGTCCGACCTCGATCATGGGAGCCAACTAGGTTGGCCCGTTCTTTCATTGATCGCTATCGTATCGTCGGCTTTGGTAGGCTATGTCGCCTATCGTGGCATCACTGGCTCGACCATGGTGGCCCTTGGGATCAACGTGGTGCAGATCGTGACGCTGGTCGCCATCAGCGCGATTTTCATCGTCTACCGGATCAGTTACCCGCATGCCGGGTATGTCCAGCCGAATGCTGGAGGGGTGCTGCTGCCTCACGATTTTATCAACCTCCTCTATCAGTCAACCATCGCGATTCTGTTGTTGGTGGGTTTCGAGTCCATCACCTCACTCGGAGCAGAGGCCATGAAGCCCGAGCGGGATATCCAACGAGGGGTACTGATCGCCCTGGCGATTCAGGGAGGTTTCTGTTACCTGCTTGAATACTTTTCGAGTGATTTCGTGCTTGGCAAGGCAACCATGGCAGGCGTCCACGGAGCACCTTATGCAGCGGCCGGGAATGACTCTGCGCCGATTGGCACACTGGTGACCAATGTTGTGGATCGACTCTTTGGCGGTGGAGGGGAGGCGGTCGCGCTAGTGGTGGCCTTCACGGTGCTACTCGCACTTCTCGGCACGACCTTGGCCTGCATGAATACGGCCGTACGCCTCTCGTACTCCATGGCAAGAGACAAGGAACTCCCATCCTTGCTCGGTATCCTCCATGGCAAGTTCGCCACGCCGGCGGCAGGTGTTTGGATCCTCGCTGGCGTCTCCGCCTTGATCGGGATCTATGGCGTCCACACGGTCGATAACCTCACCCAGATCACGCTGGCCTCGAATATTGGTACCTTCTTGGTCTATGGGATTACCTGCGCGATCACGTTGGTGGCGTTCGCATCTCGTCACGATACGCACCTTGTGAAGCACAAGATCGTTCCTGGTCTCGGGCTGTTGATGAATATTGTCGAGTTAGCCGGTGTGGTCTACCTTGCGATTGCTGGTGGTGGAAGCGGAGCGACCGACGCGATCAAGGCCATCATTATCGTAGGGGTATGGGTGGCTGCCGGCTTTCTTTGGGTGCTGCTGAACCCGATGCGCACCCATGCCAAGAGCATCCATGAGGAGCGGCTGCGATCAGCTGTCTGA
- a CDS encoding nucleoside triphosphate pyrophosphohydrolase translates to MRDAPKLVRDNVPTIIDASGRHAVTRVLRESEMTLALRQKLQEEISEYLDDPCLEELSDILEVIHALLGSHHATWDQLEALRVTKRRTHGGFDERIFLIDVQ, encoded by the coding sequence ATGCGTGATGCTCCCAAACTGGTACGCGATAACGTGCCCACGATCATTGATGCAAGTGGGAGGCATGCGGTTACTCGGGTTCTACGCGAGTCAGAGATGACGTTGGCGTTGCGGCAAAAGCTACAAGAGGAGATAAGCGAGTACCTTGATGACCCCTGCCTTGAGGAGCTCAGTGACATACTTGAGGTGATTCATGCACTCCTAGGATCGCACCATGCGACCTGGGATCAGCTTGAAGCACTACGGGTCACCAAACGTAGAACGCACGGTGGTTTTGACGAACGAATATTCCTGATCGATGTCCAGTGA